A DNA window from Strix aluco isolate bStrAlu1 chromosome 6, bStrAlu1.hap1, whole genome shotgun sequence contains the following coding sequences:
- the ARL4C gene encoding ADP-ribosylation factor-like protein 4C encodes MGNISSNISAFQSLHIVMLGLDSAGKTTVLYRLKFNEFVNTVPTIGFNTEKIRLSNGTAKGISCHFWDVGGQEKLRPLWKSYSRCTDGIIYVVDSVDVDRLEEAKTELHKVTKFAENQGTPLLVIANKQDLPKSLPVAEIEKQLALHELTPSTTYHIQPACAIIGEGLTEGMDKLYEMILKRRKSLKQKKKR; translated from the coding sequence ATGGGGAACATCTCCTCCAACATCTCCGCCTTCCAGTCCCTGCACATCGTCATGCTGGGCCTGGACTCGGCGGGGAAGACCACGGTGCTCTACCGGTTGAAGTTCAACGAGTTCGTCAACACCGTGCCCACCATCGGCTTCAACACGGAGAAGATCCGGCTGAGCAACGGGACGGCCAAAGGCATCAGCTGCCACTTTTGGGATGTGGGTGGTCAGGAGAAGCTGCGCCCGCTCTGGAAGTCCTACAGCCGCTGCACCGATGGCATCATCTACGTGGTGGACTCAGTGGACGTGGACCGGCTGGAGGAGGCCAAAACAGAGCTGCACAAGGTGACCAAGTTCGCCGAGAACCAGGGCACCCCGCTGCTGGTCATCGCCAACAAGCAGGACCTGCCCAAGTCCCTGCCGGTGGCCGAGATCGAGAAGCAGCTGGCCCTCCACGAGCTGACCCCTTCCACCACCTACCACATCCAGCCCGCCTGCGCCATCATCGGCGAGGGGCTGACGGAGGGCATGGACAAGCTCTACGAGATGATCCTGAAGCGGAGGAAGTCCCTCAAGCAGAAGAAGAAGCGGTAG